In Musa acuminata AAA Group cultivar baxijiao chromosome BXJ2-10, Cavendish_Baxijiao_AAA, whole genome shotgun sequence, a genomic segment contains:
- the LOC135625313 gene encoding mitogen-activated protein kinase kinase kinase 1-like yields the protein MLFWSHKRGAFRLGRGAMDSKQRLQHEQQEMRRPPRLDRRNAAKNFDYGVEAAAAGGVSWSSSSSSCSASSDESPPLRPTRSLDLPYSNQTSFRIGGIEGEVEILCRSLGLSGPEDFAISLPAWEARKALSSSDLLHRRSPLSHPDSATHEDPTFASQSATLASDSPPTFHSSASIEEPTGRHDVEENEPAKNSCDTSMEITVADDEAVRNSVPSFEPRGGDGGIRGVRPSILAPPANLTPPQINLAPLTPPPALPPPPYMSLPAIDGMDSAWDIVRSFAPEDKDNTFGACDDDETDEEDNTIEAEGEEELVELRLGETSEGFTGTSSYSTMNVDDDKSSMSTETMLIVSPNGKFKRNIKSWMRGRLLGSGSYGMVYEGISDVGVFFAVKEVSLLDQGSNAQQCILQLEQEIMLLSQFEHQNIVQYYGTDKEEAKLFIFLELITQGSLASLYQKYRLQDTQVSAYTRQILYGLKYLHERNVVHRDIKCANILVHANGSVKLADFGLAKEITKFNVLKSCKGSVYWMAPEVVNPRKTYGPACDIWSLGCTVLEMLTRQIPYPNLEWTQALFRIGRGEQPPIPSYLSRDAQDFISQCVKLNPSDRPSASQLLEHPFVKWSLSVSSVS from the exons ATGCTGTTCTGGAGCCATAAAAGAGGCGCCTTCCGATTGGGGCGCGGGGCGATGGACTCCAAACAGCGGCTGCAGCACGAGCAGCAGGAGATGAGACGGCCGCCCCGGCTAGACAGGCGCAACGCCGCCAAAAACTTCGATTACGGGGTGGAGGCGGCGGCTGCCGGTGGCGTGTCGtggtcctcctcttcctcttcctgttCAGCCTCGTCGGACGAGTCGCCCCCGCTTCGTCCCACCCGATCGCTGGACCTTCCGTACTCCAACCAGACCAGCTTCCGGATTGGGGGCATCGAGGGCGAGGTGGAGATCCTCTGCCGTAGCCTCGGCCTCTCCGGGCCCGAGGATTTCGCCATTTCTCTGCCCGCATGGGAGGCGCGCAAGGCGCTATCCTCCTCCGACCTCCTCCACAGGAGATCCCCACTCTCTCATCCCGATAGCGCAACCCATGAAGACCCCACCTTTGCATCTCAATCAGCCACCTTGGCGTCGGATTCACCGCCTACTTTTCACTCTTCCGCGTCCATCGAAGAACCCACAGGACGTCACGATGTGGAGGAGAACGAACCTGCGAAGAATTCCTGCGATACTTCCATGGAAATCACGGTCGCGGATGATGAAGCTGTCAGGAATTCCGTCCCATCTTTTGAACCTAGGGGAGGTGATGGAGGAATCCGAGGTGTTCGGCCATCGATTCTTGCTCCTCCGGCAAATCTTACACCGCCGCAGATAAATTTGGCGCCCCTCACTCCACCACCGGCACTCCCACCGCCTCCATACATGTCCTTGCCAGCCATTGACGGGATGGATTCAGCTTGGGACATAGTGAGGTCTTTCGCTCCGGAGGACAAAGATAATACTTTTGGTGCCTGCGATGACGATGAAACGGATGAAGAAGACAACACAATAGAagcagaaggagaggaagagttgGTGGAGCTGAGGTTGGGGGAGACCTCCGAGGGCTTCACCGGGACTTCATCCTACTCCACCATGAATGTTGATGATGATAAATCCAGTATGAGTACTGAAACAATGCTCATAGTTTCACCAAATGGCAAGTTCAAGAGGAACATCAAGTCATGGATGCGAGGTCGACTTCTAGGGAGTGGTTCCTATGGAATGGTGTACGAAGGGATCAGTGA TGTAGGTGTATTTTTTGCTGTTAAAGAGGTATCTTTGCTTGACCAAGGAAGTAATGCTCAACAGTGCATTCTTCAACTTGAGCAG GAGATCATGCTATTAAGCCAATTTGAACATCAAAACATAGTCCAGTACTATGGAACAGACAAG GAGGAAGCAAAGCTGTTCATCTTCCTTGAACTTATCACACAGGGCTCCCTTGCATCTCTATACCAAAAGTATCGTCTACAAGATACCCAAGTTTCTGCATACACCCGACAAATTTTATATGGTCTAAAATATCTTCATGAGCGAAATGTAGTGCACAG AGATATAAAATGTGCTAACATACTGGTTCATGCAAATGGCTCTGTAAAGCTTGCTGATTTTGGATTGGCGAAAGAG ATAACCAAGTTCAATGTGCTCAAATCATGCAAGGGAAGTGTTTACTGGATGGCTCCTGAG GTTGTAAATCCTAGAAAGACATATGGACCTGCTTGCGATATATGGAGCCTTGGATGCACGGTTCTGGAGATGCTGACACGTCAGATTCCTTATCCTAATCTTGAGTGG ACACAAGCTTTATTTAGGATTGGCCGCGGTGAACAGCCTCCGATTCCGAGCTACCTATCCAGAGACGCCCAAGATTTCATCAGCCAATGCGTGAAACTTAACCCGAGTGATCGGCCGTCTGCTTCCCAATTGTTAGAACACCCATTTGTGAAGTGGTCACTGTCAGTTTCTTCAGTCTCTTGA
- the LOC135625987 gene encoding uncharacterized protein LOC135625987, which produces MSVALLQTPLHHLEYGWPRLEDKYETRYDHVVGIEDEEERPGQFDMWSAMQAPKAATPVVADTPAPYVHPLARRSASSLSQKSLQICTESLGSETGSDEFSSFNDGIDFGYLPTVEAEKEGERHDMHEKVAVVEEAGVWSENGPEEREVPQRRRGDELTSVNYNYSISRRSPPRSFPPPLPSISRRDGPCLQMRTHRRDGRLVVEAVHVPPRNYLHAQRQGGRLLLSFIDASSDTIEIEQPQEQQQPMDQAPEEIEEIENVEEEEEVEVEEKNCSEEEDEEEEVELVARGTVVVVTVSTQPELQSSGATKVLWSSLVINKFVGGTLLSSNAKREQPPEDHASKTNLKSNSQLQSITAAPVTQRPSPTTATAAAAAVVATNLSFSDEAYNEHSLEGAHDGCHLPLDDKLLFTSKRRNREDRRCSQLRKKSLFIWKLDCIATSS; this is translated from the coding sequence ATGTCGGTGGCTCTGCTGCAAACACCCTTACACCACCTGGAGTACGGCTGGCCGCGGCTGGAAGATAAGTACGAGACTAGGTATGATCATGTGGTGGGTATTGAAGACGAGGAGGAGAGGCCTGGCCAATTCGACATGTGGAGCGCCATGCAGGCGCCGAAGGCCGCCACTCCGGTGGTCGCCGATACGCCGGCTCCTTATGTTCATCCGCTGGCGAGGCGGTCCGCGAGCTCGCTGAGCCAGAAGAGCCTCCAGATATGCACGGAGAGCCTGGGGTCGGAGACTGGCTCCGATGAGTTCTCCTCGTTTAACGACGGCATCGATTTTGGGTATCTTCCAACGGTTGAGGCGGAGAAAGAAGGTGAAAGGCATGACATGCACGAGAAGGTTGCCGTGGTTGAAGAAGCAGGGGTGTGGTCTGAGAATGGACCAGAGGAGCGCGAAGTGCCGCAGCGCCGCAGAGGGGATGAGCTCACGTCGGTCAACTACAATTACTCCATTAGCAGGAGGTCGCCGCCGAGGTCGTTCCCTCCGCCGCTGCCATCCATCTCCCGCCGTGATGGGCCCTGCCTCCAGATGAGGACCCATCGCCGCGATGGCCGCCTCGTCGTGGAGGCTGTGCATGTGCCTCCGCGGAACTACCTCCACGCGCAGCGCCAGGGGGGGcgcctcctcctctccttcaTCGACGCCTCCTCCGACACCATTGAAATCGAACAACCACAGGAACAGCAGCAACCCATGGATCAAGCACCAGAGGAAATCGAAGAAATTGAAAatgtggaagaggaagaggaagtggaAGTGGAAGAGAAGAACTGTtccgaggaagaggacgaggaggaggaggtggaactAGTTGCCAGGGGAACCGTCGTCGTGGTGACAGTGAGCACGCAACCCGAGCTACAGAGTAGCGGCGCCACGAAGGTCCTCTGGTCTTCGCTCGTGATCAACAAGTTCGTCGGCGGCACGCTGCTCAGCAGCAATGCTAAGCGCGAGCAGCCGCCGGAGGACCACGCCAGCAAAACCAATCTCAAAAGCAACAGCCAACTGCAATCCATCACAGCAGCTCCGGTCACGCAACGACCGTCGCCGACAACAGCCACAGCAGCAGCTGCAGCGGTGGTAGCCACCAACCTCAGCTTCTCCGACGAAGCATACAATGAGCACAGCTTGGAAGGAGCCCATGACGGCTGCCACCTGCCCCTCGACGACAAGCTTCTGTTCACCTCCAAGCGGAGGAACCGGGAGGATCGGAGGTGCAGCCAGCTGCGGAAGAAGTCATTGTTCATCTGGAAGCTCGATTGCATTGCCACTTCCTCCTGA
- the LOC135625314 gene encoding eukaryotic peptide chain release factor subunit 1-3-like: MADGHETDKNIEIWKIKKLIKALESARGNGTSMISLIMPPRDQISRVTKMLADEYGTASNIKSRVNRQSVLAAITSAQQRLKLYNKVPPNGLVLYTGTIITEDGKEKKVTIDFEPFKPINVSLYLCDNKFHTEALNELLESDDKFGFIVMDGNGTLFGTLSGNTREVLHKFTVDLPKKHGRGGQSALRFARLRMEKRHNYVRKTAELATQFFINPATSQPNVAGLILAGSADFKTELSQSDMFDPRLEAKILNVVDVSYGGENGFNQAIELSAEILSNVKFIQEKKLIGKYFEEISQDTGKYVFGVDDTLKALEMGAVETLIVWENLDINRYVLKNSTSGEIIIKHLNKDQEANQSNFRDPANNAELEVQEKVSLLEWFANEYKRFGCTLEFVTNKSQEGSQFCRGFGGIGGILRYQLDMRSLDELSDDEVYEDSD; encoded by the coding sequence ATGGCAGATGGTCATGAAACCGATAAGAACATTGAGATATGGAAGATTAAGAAATTAATCAAGGCTTTGGAATCTGCAAGAGGTAATGGCACAAGCATGATCTCCCTCATAATGCCACCGCGTGATCAGATATCTCGAGTCACCAAGATGTTGGCTGATGAATATGGAACTGCTTCAAACATCAAAAGTAGAGTCAATCGACAGTCTGTCTTGGCAGCGATTACATCTGCTCAGCAAAGGCTGAAACTATACAACAAGGTTCCTCCCAATGGACTGGTGTTATATACTGGAACCATCATCACCGAGgatggaaaagaaaagaaggtgaCTATTGATTTCGAGCCTTTCAAGCCCATCAACGTGTCGCTCTATCTTTGCGATAACAAATTCCATACCGAGGCTTTGAATGAACTTTTGGAATCAGATGACAAGTTTGGTTTTATAGTTATGGATGGAAATGGAACTCTTTTTGGCACATTGAGTGGTAATACGCGTGAGGTGCTCCACAAATTCACTGTTGATCTTCCAAAAAAGCATGGTCGTGGAGGACAATCAGCACTACGTTTTGCTCGGCTTCGTATGGAGAAGCGCCATAACTATGTGCGAAAAACAGCTGAACTTGCCACCCAGTTCTTCATAAACCCAGCTACGAGTCAGCCAAATGTGGCCGGTCTAATTTTGGCTGGTTCAGCTGATTTCAAAACAGAGTTAAGCCAGTCGGACATGTTTGACCCGCGTCTTGAAGCTAAAATACTCAATGTGGTTGATGTTTCTTATGGAGGAGAGAATGGATTCAATCAGGCCATCGAGTTGTCAGCGGAAATTTTGTCAAATGTGAAATTCATACAGGAGAAGAAATTGATAGGGAAGTATTTTGAAGAAATAAGCCAAGACACAGGAAAGTATGTCTTTGGTGTGGATGACACATTAAAGGCTCTTGAAATGGGAGCCGTGGAGACCTTAATCGTATGGGAAAACTTGGATATCAATAGGTATGTGCTAAAAAACAGCACCAGTGGGGAGATTATAATAAAGCATTTGAACAAGGATCAAGAAGCTAATCAGAGTAACTTCCGAGATCCAGCAAACAATGCTGAACTAGAGGTGCAGGAGAAAGTTTCGCTGCTGGAGTGGTTTGCCAATGAGTACAAGCGTTTCGGTTGCACATTGGAGTTTGTTACCAACAAATCTCAAGAGGGCTCACAATTCTGCAGGGGTTTCGGTGGCATCGGGGGCATCTTGCGGTATCAGCTGGACATGAGATCGCTGGATGAGCTGTCTGATGATGAAGTGTACGAAGACTCTGATTAG